GGATTTCCTTTCGTTTTACCTGTGCATCAAGGTAGAGCTGCAGAAAGGATCCTGTATACCACACTGCTTGATAAGAGTAAACCAGCAAATACGGTTCCTGCTAATACTCATTTTGATACCGGGAAGGCTGTCATAGAATTTTATGGAGCAAAACCTCTGGATCTGCCGATAAAGGAGGCATTAAATTATAAGAGCAATTATCCGTTCAAAGGAGACATTGACTTGAAAAAGCTCGAGAATGTTCTGTCAACAGGAAAAGTTTCATTTATTCTACTGGTTTTGACTAATAATACGATGGGAGGTCATCCAGTGTCTCTTGAGAATATCAGAGCCGCGAGGAAACTAGCGGACGACTACAGTATCCCTTTGGTTCTCGATATCAGTCGGTTTGCTGAGAATGCTTTCCTTCTCAAGGAACGACACCCATTATATCAAGGTAAAAGCGTAAAGGAAATAGTAAAAGAAACAATGTTCTATGCTGACCACGCGATTATGAGCGCTAAGAAGGATGCCTTAGCAAATATTGGAGGGTTTATAGCGACTAAGAGCGAAGAACTCTATAACGAGATGTCTGCAAGAGTAGTGCTTGAGGAAGGCTATGTTACCTATGGGGGTCTTGCAGGAAGAGACCTTGACGCCATTGCTACAGGGCTCAGGGAGGTTATTGACGAGAATTATCTCCAGTCAAGAATAAGTCAAACTAGATATTTATATGAGAGGCTTATCGAGGAAGGTGTTCCTGTTGTACATCCATATGGTGGCCATGCAGTCTATATAGATGCACTCGAAACGCTTCCTCATATACCAAGGGAACAGTTCCCTGCAGATGCCTTGGCTGTTCATCTATACCTTGAAAGTGGTGTCAGAGGAGTAGGACTCGGGGCGCTTGCCTTTGCTAGAGAAACAGAGAAAGGTGTGGAGTACCCGGAAAACGAGTTCCTTCGACTAGCGATTCCGAGGAGGGTCTATACGGTTAGTCATATAGACTATGCAGCTAGATCGCTAGGAGTGATAGTAACTAACTCCCGTAAAGTTAAGGGTTTAAGAATAATTTGGGAACCTCCTATTAAGGGTATAAGGCACTTCCTAGCAAGACTTGAGCCAGTCTAGAGTTCTCTAAATTGTTTTATTA
This window of the Candidatus Tiamatella incendiivivens genome carries:
- a CDS encoding tryptophanase, encoding MGLPIEYYRVKMVEKIRLPPREERHKHLIEAGWNVFRLRSRDIFIDLLTDSGTGAMSKEQWASLMMGDESYAGADSWFRFNDAVEEVLGFPFVLPVHQGRAAERILYTTLLDKSKPANTVPANTHFDTGKAVIEFYGAKPLDLPIKEALNYKSNYPFKGDIDLKKLENVLSTGKVSFILLVLTNNTMGGHPVSLENIRAARKLADDYSIPLVLDISRFAENAFLLKERHPLYQGKSVKEIVKETMFYADHAIMSAKKDALANIGGFIATKSEELYNEMSARVVLEEGYVTYGGLAGRDLDAIATGLREVIDENYLQSRISQTRYLYERLIEEGVPVVHPYGGHAVYIDALETLPHIPREQFPADALAVHLYLESGVRGVGLGALAFARETEKGVEYPENEFLRLAIPRRVYTVSHIDYAARSLGVIVTNSRKVKGLRIIWEPPIKGIRHFLARLEPV